The window CTCCGGATTAGCTTCGCCCGGGAATGTTTGCGTTGCTGCAGGCTCCTCCCTGCGTCTGGGCGGAGGACGGAGCGTTTAGCTTCCTCCTGAAGACATTTATTCTCCTTCGTCAGTCAGAAAGCCGAACGTCCTTCCTCTCGCTGCCGGCGGAGGCCGAGCGGTTTCTATTTATCACGCCTCAGTGCTCGGACCGAACGGAACCGCAGACACCTGGACCGCCAGGCGTTCTGATGACATCAGCGCTCTGGGCCGGCCCCTTTTTTCCTCTGGTGCTTCGTGTTTAGCGTTGACGGTAGTTGGTATTTAAAGCGACGGATTGAAGACGGCTTGGATTTATTCTCAGAGATTCTGTCCATTTGAAATTTGACCGAGTTGCACTCGAAATAAAGTTTAAACGAATGACTGGAAGCGTCTCTTACTGTTTCCCTGATATCAGGAGCTGAGAATGGATTTCATAAATACTTTAATCTGCATTTTCACGAGAAAGACTTCAAACAAAAGCCTGTAAAATATtgtaatgagaataaaaaaataagctgAGAATGAATCTTATTCCTTGAGTTGCTCTGGTTTTCAGATCAATTCTCTGAAATGACGAaccagtaatttatttattactgtttAATAATGCTGCGTGTGGGGCGTCCTGAACGAATATTGCTGCTactgtcccgtgaggggtcgccatagcaacccaaGCTCAGCGTCTATGAAACGACGATACTGTAGAACGGTAACAGAAACGGGAGCACGGTATTGTTTTATACCATAAAAACACGGTTAGGATATTGTCAATGATGGTTTTCagtgtatttttattctttataagttaatttttttttatgtgcgaTAGAAATGCTCTTTTCTGCGTTTAAGTTCGGTTAAAGTGAAAAGCGGTAGGAACGTTTCGCTAACGCCCGCTGTTGCCGTTCGGACGGAATTACAGGTCGGACCGCTTTACAAAGGGTTCTTCTGTTTGGTCTTTTCCACCGATAAATTCTCCCGGATCGTCCCGCCGGTCGGTAAACGTGTCGGTTTTCTCCCCGTTAGTGAGTTCAAACACTCTGGCGGCCCGTGACGCGGATAGAATCCGGTAGGAACCGATCTTCGAGCGTTGAGGAGGAGTCGCCGAATGCTACGTGGACACTGACACCTGCGCTACCGGAGGCACCGGAGGAACCGGgggctcacgcacacgcacacgcacacgcacagacacgctcCGGGACAACCCGTCCACGGAACAGGGTTTTTAACTTCGGACAGTTATTTAAGACGCCGCTAGATTGagttgccgggggggggggggggggggcatggccgCTGGAACAGCCGGCGAGGCTCCGGCTCGGGATGAACGTTTCTAAAACGGAAGCGGCGCTAAACGTTCTGTCGTTTCGTGCTCGAGCGATCGAAGCCGCTGCCGGTGACACCGGACAGAGACCCGGTGCCGTGAAGATGATGCATTCATCGAGGAGAAAGCCTGTCCTCTACTTCCGGGAGGAAAGGAGGTAAgacactgagagagagacacggtGAGAGACACGGTGAGACATCAAAGACTAAGGTGGATGGTGATCAATAAGCATCGGGAAGGGAGGCGTGTCCAGCCGGGACCGGGACGTCAGAGCTCCGCCACGCTCACGCCGGCTCATTCCGGTTCGTCTTCATCGGGACGGCTGCATTCCTGTCTCAGTGGACAGACCGgtagagcgtgtgtgtgcgcgcgcgggcgtgcgtgtgtgtgggtgggtgggtgtgtgcgtgtgcgtgtgtgtgcgcgtgtgtcagAGAAACAAAACGACTTCAGGAAGTGTCTTAACTTTTTGTTCTCTTCGACCTGGACCCTCGTCTCGTCCTCGTTGCTGCACGTTTACCCACAATCCCCGGCGTCTCTCAGGTCGACCGTCCGACCCGAGAACGTTCAGCTCGTTCCGTGCTTCTCAGATAAATGAATGTCGGTCAGCTAAAGACAAGCTGTAGCTCCTCCCACTTTCTCAGCCCCCCCTGAGTGACCCCtggggggcgtgtcccgctgGCTCAGCCCCCCCTGAGTGACCCCtggggggcgtgtcccgctgtctcagccccccccgagtgacccctggggggcgtgtcccgctgtctcagccccccccgagtgaccccctggggggcgtgtcccgctgGCTCAGCCCCCCCTGAGTGACCCCTGGGGGCGTGTCCCGCTGTCTCagccccccccgagtgacccctggggggcgtgtcccgctgtctcagccccccccgagtgacccctgGGGGCGTGTCCCGCTGGCTCAGCCCCCCCTGAGTGACCCCTGGGGGCGTGTCCCGCTGTCTCagccccccccgagtgacccctgGGGGAGGGGCGTGTCCCGCTGGCTCAGCCCCCCCTGAGTGATCCCTGGGGGAGGGGCGTGTCCCGCTGTCTCAGCCCCCCCTGAGTGACCCCTGGGGGCGTGTCCCGCTGTCTCagccccccccgagtgacccctgGGGGCGTGTCCCGCTGGCTCAGCCCCCCCTGAGTGACCCCTGGGGGCGTGTCCCGCTGTCTCAGCCCCCCCTGAGTGATCCCTGGGGGAGGGGCGTGTCCCGCTGGCTCAGCCCCCCCTGAGTGACCCCtggggggcgtgtcccgctgGCTCAGCCCCCCCTGAGTGACCCCTGGGGGCGTGTCCCGCTGTCTTCCAGGTTCCTGTCCGGCCGCTGCACCGTCTACAAGCTGTTCGGCCTCTGCATGGCGCTGCTGCTCGTCTCGCTGCTCTGGCTGCAGCTCAACTGCTCCGACGACctgtccgcccccccccacgaggacaggcgccccccccagcagcagccggcCTGCGCCGCGGCGGACGAGCCGTCCTGGGGCCCTCACAAGATGGCCGTCATCGTCCCGTTCAGGGAGCGCTTCGAGGAGCTGCTGGTGTTCGTCCCGTTTCTGCACGCCTTCCTCAACAAGAAGAAGATCCGCCACAAGATCCTCATCGTGAACCAGGTGGACCGGTACAGGTGAGCGGTCCCGACCCAGATCACGCAGAAGCCGTCCCGGTGGGCGGCGGCTTGAGGGTCTGTCTCTGCTCGCGTCTCAGGTTCAACCGGGCATCTCTGATCAACGTGGGTCACCTGGAGAGCGGGAACGACACGGACTACCTGGCCATGCACGACGTGGACCTGCTGCCCCAGAACCAGGACCTGGACTACGGCTTCCCGGAGGCGGGGCCTTTCCACGTGGCCTCGCCGGAGCTGCACCCGCTGTACCACTACAAGACCTACGTGGGCGGGATCCTGCTGCTCACCAAGCAGCACTACAGCACGGTACCGGGCCCGGCCCGACTGGGGGCGCTGGGTCAGAGGTCGTCGTTTTCTGAATCTGCTGCTCAAAACGGCCCGAAAAGACAAATTAGATTTGTTCAATTCTCCAGAGAAGCATTTCAGTTATTTAAAAAGTCCACGCAGGTGGGCGGAGCCCGCTTCTCTGCGTCCTATTGGTCGCTTTGAGTGACGGTGAAGGTGTGGACGACGCCCACATTCAGACAAACGGACCCGAAACAAAGTTTTTATTGATCATTTGAATCTACGACTCACTTTAAACGCGATTCTGCCTGAAACGTCTCGGGCCCGGTTCCGTTCACGTTCCGGTTCCGTTAACGTTCCGGTTCCGTTAACGTTCCGCTTCCGTTAACGTTCCGGTTCCGTTCACGTTCCGGTTCCGTTAACGTTCCGGTTCCGTTCACGTTCCGGTTCCGTTAACGTTCCGGTTCCGTTAACGTTCCGCTTCCGTTAACGTTCCGGTTCCGTTAACGTTCCGGTTCCGTTCACGTTCCGGTTCCGTTAACGTTCCGTTAACGTTCCGCTTCCGTTAACGTTCCGCTTCCGTTAACGTTCCGGTTCCGTTCTCCTTCCGGTTCCGTTAACGTTCCGCTTCCGTTAACGTTCCGCTTCCGTTAACGTTCCGCTTCCGTTAACGTTCCGCTTCCGTTCTCCTTCCGGTTCCGTTAACGTTCCGGTTCCGTTCTCCTTCCGGTTCCGTTAACGTTCCGGTTCCGTTACCGTTCCGCTTCCGTTCTCCTTCCGGTTCCGTTAACGTTCCGCTTCCCGTCTCCCGCAGTGCAACGGGATGTCCAACCGGTTCTGGGGTTGGGGCCGCGAGGACGACGAGTTCTACCGACGGCTGAATAAAGCCCAGCTGCAGGTGAACCGCTCGGAACCAGCCGCGCTTCCTCGGGAGAGCCGATTGGACCCGTCCGCTCTGACCCGGTTCTGTTCCCCCCGCAGCTCTTCAGACCTCACGGAATCACGACGGGCCATGAAACGTTCCTCCACATCCACGACccgagctggaggaagagggacACCAAGAGAGTCGCCGCTCAGAAGCAGGTACCAGTCGGGTCCGGCTCGCCGGCAGAACCTTTACAGTCCAGTCGGTTCTGAGGAAAGAGAGGTTCTGTTGTAGTAACTATGTTATGCTAGCTCTGCTAGCACGGTTAGCTTCCAGGCTACGGTGAAGATGTTAAAGCCTGAGGTCCGTTTCTGGGACGTTGTGGTTCTGGAGGCCCGGACCCCCCTCTATTCATGCTGGAATGATTTCAGGTGATAATCCCAGCCCGCTaacgactccccccccccccccccccctgtaggaGCAGTTCAAGGTGGATGTGGAGGGGGGGCTCTCCAACCTCCTGTACCAGGTGGAGTCCAGACAGGAGGTTCTGATCAGCGGCGCCCCCTGCACCGTCATCAACACCAAGCTGGAGTGTGACCAGGAGCAGACGCCCTGGTGCGTCCTGTAGGGGGCCATCTCTGCGTCTttctctggccccgcccccctcccctccctttcCTGTCCTCTCGCTGgaaggtttccatggaaacggccGGGCCGGGACAAATGGAGGATTCTGGTTCCTCACGACGTTTTAGACTGTTTTAATCAGGAAGATCAGAGCCTCCTGGTTCCGGTTCCTCTCCGTCAGCGCCGCCCGACCCGGGGAGAGGGCGGGGCAAAGGGGACCGGCAAAAGGGTCTGACTTTAACGGGCCGGGGCCGGCAGAAGGACCGGCAGAAGGTTCGGACTTTAACGGGCCGGTGCCGGCAGAAGGACCGGCAGAAGGTTCGGACTTCAACGGGCCGGTGCCGGCAGAAGGACCGGCAAACGGACCGGCTGCTGAGAGCGCGTTTAACAGTGAACTCGGATCTCGGATCATCTTATTCCGGTTCTGTTTGGAATTCCTCTCCAGGGAATTCAGCAGGAAACGAACAGAACCTCCAGAATTGATCCCTGATTGATTCTCTCGATCTGCTCTCATCTCTTAACCCTTTGATGACAGGACGCCGCCGGCCGGCTCTGAGCTTTGCATCCTGGGTGATGAAGGGCGACGGCGGTTCTGGAAAAGGATTTATTCAGCAGAAATGTTGGTGGAATTAGTTTCTGGCTTGTTTCTGTCCGACATTTTAAAACGTATCAATAAAAGAAAGATCTCAAAACCACGGCGGTGCCGTCACGTCCGGAGGGAGAGCGTCCTCAACGTCGTCGGGTTAGTCAGCACCGATTACTGCGGATCAATACCCGATTATTGACCCGAAACGTCGTCGGCTTTTAATCACTCATTTCTAACGCTGCGTTCCGTTATTTGTAGTTCGTGTCGCTCAGAACAGAACAAACCGGAAACGCTTTGCATCATGaatgaataatcaataatgtacagattaataatcaataatgtaCAGCAGTTGTTGTTCCGTTGATACTTGGAAGCACCGGAAACAGAATCAGCGATGAGAAGCTGGAACACGCGGTGTCGGGGTGTGGCCGCTAGGCGGCAGCAGAGGACGGCGGGTGCGCGTTCACCGCGTTATGACAAGAAATCAGAACCATCCGCGAGATGTGAGGCGATCGATCACCTGTGGGGGGCGCTGTGTCCCCCCAGGAGTCTTCATGGAGGCTTtggctctgttttgttaccgtTAGAATAATCCTACCTGGCTGAGGTTAGTGGATCCGGATCAATAATCACATCAATAAtcacatttatgtatttatttcttctttcacCCCCAAAAGCTGCGAACAGGTTTAAACGAAGCTTTTACCTGACACAGGTAAGTTCAATGAAAAGACGTTGCTTTCATGTCCCGGGGCTCAAGCCACGCCCCTTATACAGGTGTTAGCATTTGGCTTCAGAGGCGTCACTGTGGCGCTCCGGAAGTCCAACCTTCCTTCTGATGAGGTAAACAgagaatgtgtgcgtgtgtgcgtgcgtgtgtgtgtgtgtgtgtgtgtgtatgtgcgagCCAGCCACGGGTCACAGCCTCTGCTGTCATGTCACAGAGTTCCCATGGTGCTTCACGGCCACCTGAAGCAGACAGGTGAGCGTGAACGGATCAACGAACAAGCTCAAGAGAAGCAGAAGGAGGACGAGAgacgagccaatcagagcgaggGAGACGCGGCACCTCCTCAGGAGTAAAGACAGCGAAACGGAGGAGAAAGCAGGAGGtcgtacactgtaaaaaaaacagcaaaaacacactgtagaaaaataaataaaataaaacactgtaaaaaaaaccactagaaaaataaataaaataaaacactgtaaaaaaaacacactgtggaaaaataaataaaataaaacactgtaaaaaaacgcTGTagaaaaattaataaaataaaacagtgtaaaaaaaacacactgtagaaaaataaacaaaataaaacactgtaaaaaaccacgctgcagaaaaaaaaaaaaaaaaaaacctaaaaaaaacactagaaaaataaataaaataaaacactgtaaaaaaacacgctgtagaatttttttttttttaaaacactgtaaaaaaaaacacgctgtagaaaaatatataaaataaaacactgtaagAAGAcactagaaaaataaataaaataaaacactgtaaataaaacactgtTAAAAAACACgctgtagaaaaataaataaaataaaacactgtaaaaaaaaacactagaaaaataaattaaaaaaacactgtaaaaaaaacactgtaaaaaaaaaacactgtagaaaaataaataaaataaaacactgtaaaaaaacacgctgtagaaaaataaataaaataaaacactgtaaaaaaaaacactagaaaaataaattaaaaaaacactgtaaaaaaaacactgtaaaaaaaaaacactgtagaaaaataaataaaataaaacactgtaaaaaaacacgCTGTagaaaaattaataaaataaaacactgtaaaaaaaacacactgtagaaaaataaacaaaataaaacactgtaaaaaagcacgctgtagaaaaaaaaaaaataagaaaaacactaaaaaaaacactgtagaaaaataaataaaataaaacactgtaaaaaaacacgctgtagaaaaataaatttaaaaaaacactgtaaaaaaaaacacgctgtagaaaaatatataaaataaaacactgtaagAAGAcactagaaaaataaataaaataaaacactgtaaaaaaaacacgctgtagaaaaataaataaaattaaacactgtaaaaaaccaacaacaaaaacacactgtaaaaaacagcagcccccccctccctgctgcgCTTTTAGCTTTTATCTCTGTAGCCATGTCTGGCTCCGCATTCTAAAccctgcagcgccacctgctgctcTGGAAGCACACGCTACAGCGTTCTGCAGTTGAAAACGTTCCCGGTTTCAGCGTAACGGTAAACGTCAGGAAGCACCGACAGCCAGTTCCACCTGGACGTCGCTCAGGTGTTGGGACTCTTGGCATTTGTTCCTAAACCTTTTTGTCCGCCGCTCCTGTAGTTTCCCTCGctgagcaggaaggaggagcGGCGCCAAGCCGAAGCCAGGTCCGaccttcctgcagctgctcctcgtCGCCAATTAACCTTCTGTGAAGAAGCAGAGGTCGCCTCCGCGGGCCGGACTACTGTATCCTCCTGTGTCGCCCACgctccactccccccccccccccacttctcctttttacatttttgaagtGCTTTTTTTCACGTGGAGAATAAAGAGGAGAGATTAGAAGGGAGGTAAAAAGACATTTGCGGCGGTTTCCTGTTAATGTTTTTGCCTCGTTGGGCTCTAATGAGCGGAGTCGCCCCTTCACTTTCAAGAGGGCTTAGCAGCAGCTAGCTGGCTCCGGGCTGCAGGGACAATAATCACATCTTAACTCGGGCTCGCACCCCGGACCCTCACAATAACTCACACCACTTAATTCCTCCTTTCAGCGCCGCGATAAAACGCCAGAGGCACAATTAATAGATGCTAATGGTCGCCTCCAATCAAAGCCGGGCTGGATCCAAACCCGCCAGCGAGGCCTATTAATTAACACGAGGAGTGGGCGGAGGAGGACACAGCGAGGCAGGATGGGGAGGAGAAAGGGCCGCTGCGGTTCACACGGGCCTCCGCGGGGCAGCCCATTGAGGGAGGAGGCAGGGGGGCTTTGTGGAGCTTCCCGGGCCGCAATTAGAGGCTCCTGAATGGGCTGGCATTTGTCCTCCAGGTCCAGAAGCTGCGCTGAGTCCGGGCCGCAGGATCCGACATCCAAATGGTGTCCGATGAGCCGCGGGACACGAGTCACAAAACGCGTCCCTGCAGGGATGTGTGATCCGGAACCGGGTCGCCACCAGCCGGGTCAGAACCGACGGCtcggaggctgcagcagcacctAAACATGCCGTCTGATGTCAGAACCAGGAGCATGCTAAGGCCTTTAGCCTTAGCATGCTAACGCCTTTAGCTTGCAGCCTGCTAACGCCTTTAGCCTGCAGCCTGCTAAAACGTGTTTTCAGATCCGTCGATCTCACGGCTTCAAGAAACTGAGATGAACCCGAAGAGATTAGGATTCATTCCAGGGTTTCTGAAACGGCATGAGGTTTTGGGACAAAAcgtttttattaaaaatgagcGGATTTTATTGACAGTATATTTTGACGTCATAATCTGTatttctttaaattaattacttTTTTATCGAATACGTTTTAGAGGAGAAAAGTTGCAGCAATTAAGAAACACTTGAACGCATCAGAGGCCTTCAGGAAGCCGCGGTAAACGCGTGAATTCCGGCGTCAGAGAAACAATCTGAGGAGGAAAACTGGCTGGAAACCAGGATCGAGTTAAAAACGGAAGATTTACCTCCGGAGCGACAGCTGGAGACTCTCAACGCTCCCAAAACCTCATAAAGAGGAGGTTtcctgtgacctctgacccctcagGGTCAATTGTCTTGTTCTGTGTCAATTGACCTgtcattcacacgcacacgcgcgcacacacacacacacacagaatcaaaGCCGGTCCAGTTGGTTtcattaatcattaaatgtttCAAATCTTTGTGTTTCGGACTTTTAGTCCAGATTTAAAGCAGAACCGGAGAAAGTACAAAGTGAAAGTACAACAGTGTAAAAATACATCTAAAGTCCTGCATTCTACTCATTATCGATGTAattgattatttattaattatatttttaatgatttcatgtcaaatgaggaggaggagaatacTTTCccaccatcctcctcctcctcttcgtcatccCTTTGATCAACAAAATGGCTGTCGGAACGGTCGCCTTTGCGCATGCTCAGCGCACCTCTGCCGAGGAGGGCAGGGCAGGTAtctgcgcgcgcgcgcgcggcgcggcgcgttGCCTGACAGACACTCCCGGCTCCGACTCCAGCATGAGGCGGCAGGACGCACCGGGATCCACCGACTGATCGGAGCGCTGCGTCCCCGCCGCTCGCTGCTCGACCCCGGCCGCCGCTGGAGGATGCGCGCTGCGCTTTGACCGGAGACTTTGAGCGGAGTTTGTCGTGCACGCGGCCACAGCGGAGCGGAGCGCGTGCAGAGACACCGCCCCGGCTCGGACGCAGGTGAGAGGACACATCACCCGCCTCCAGGTGCAGAAATCAGGAATTACGCACGGGGTTTACGCACAGGCGGACTTTTTGGGAGTTATGGCTCTCCGGGGGAAGCTGGacatctgaccccccccccccgagtccgagGAACTGGACCAGCTGGACCCCGAATTGTTCCAACCTTCAGCATCTCCCTCCGCCGTCCTGCTCCGGGTGCTTTCACGATGTTCCAGCACGGCAGCAACAAGAAGTGCTTCACCATCGAGTCTCTGGTCGGGAAGGAGGCGCTGCGCCACCGCGGCGCCTCCGGGGACGAGCCCATCCGGCCCACGGCGCTCCGGTTCCCGGAGTCCCTGcaccccgccgccgccgccgccggtgtCTTTGGCTCCTGCTTCCAGGGGGGCAGCGGGAGGACTTTGTACTCGGACTTGGTGCTCCAGGATCCCGGGACGCACGCGCAGAGCCCCGGCGGGCTGCCGCTGCACCCGCTCCAGATCCCGCCGCAGAGCTTCTTCAGCTCGCAGCACCGGGACGCGCTCAGCTTCTACCCGTGGGTGCTGCGGAGCCGGTACCTGGGCCACCGCTTCCaaggtgaggtggggggggggggttcctgttTGTGTTAATAAAAGACACGCTTTTAATTTGAGTTGAAACAAAATCCGAGCAGAAATTAAAATCAGACAGAAGAAAATGATTAAATATAGATGTAAGGTTTAATTTTATTTAGTTTGTACATTAATGTTTATTCCTATTTTATCTGCTATAAGAGcttcattatttcattattattgtagttatattattatattatattataattattgtattatttgttgtttgttgtgattattattattatataatattttgCAGAtaattattttgttaatttaGCAATGGAGTATTTAACGGTAGTTCGAGTGTCATTTGTTTCTGATTGATAATCGATTCTTAATTCATCTGATCACTTCACACAGTCTGAGGTGAAACAGaagattattattttgtgaTATTTCCGGTAACTGTTTGAGCagtctttgttttattcatatttttcgGATGTGATTTGCTTTATTTGGTCAAATAATAATTAGGTGTCTAACAGGAAAGTCGTCATTTCTTTGATGATTGAACCCGTTAAACGGAAGTTAACCCTTTATTGACCAACCTATTGATACacgtggcctttcaggattttgagacttttacttcagaagtttgattttatttatttatttcccgaACAAGCTGATATATTTCAAGCCACgccttcatctgcatcttccatGAAAACTAttccggattttgcaaaagttacataaattagagaatttatataaaaatgtttttaaaaaccaAATGAgggtttttggggttttttgtaCAAATTTGTCTGGAGGTTTCATTAagactttattttccaaaaataacCATTAATTCAAGGTGCGGgctttaatattaataataataataatgcgttggttttatagagcgcttttctggacactcaaagacgcttcacatgttattatacttggtggtggtgaagctaccgGTGCTAttggagccacagctgccctggggcagatacagctgccctggggcagactgacaggagcgggACAGCcaatcggccctcctgaccaccgacattcacacaggcaatgtgggtgaagtgccttgcccaaggacacaacgacagtagccgggaatcgaaccgccaacgtCTCGATCACCGTCGCCCCCTTTAAAGAGTTTTAAAGTAACTTCATGTTCTTTCTCGGCGATCTATAAATTATTTCCTCCGAATTTCACCGAGTCAAAACTTCGGAACATCCTATATAATAAATGGCGtcagaataaatgttaaattagaTTTTCTTTATATTGATTccgtttttattgttttgctcGAGAGACGGGACACAAATGGGATTTTAACTCCGGGGTCTTCGTAATCAATTAGCAgacgataaaaaaaatatagacaATCAATTCTtcaatttcttttctttggcaataaaataaatttaaaccaGTTTCtgaggtagaaaaaaaaaccgCGCAGGACAATCaatcatttttacttttattttcatcctcaGCTCGCGGCGTTCAGTTTGATTTATTAtcatgatggtgatgatgatgatgaatatagatagaatgttagagtacaagtacagtcacacagtagcatgtactacagtacaaataaagtcaaacatcctgtctaagaggagcatttcaaaaaagcccttgcggtcttgtttccgttgaaagtccttcgtacataaatcatccacaattaacaatacaaatttaacaatacaaataaaaataataaaaataaaacataaaaataaaaccaatattcgataactcaattgattTATTCGATCGATCTATGGTCAAATAAATATCGATGAAGCTCAACCTTCTCACAGAAAGTCTCGTTCAGGCATTAATGATTTAAACAAAGGAGAAATTCAGAAATTCCCATTTCCAAAGTTTCCCAAAATGGGAAGCGCCCCGGCAAAGCTCAGGAGAAATCTAAAGTATGACACAAGAAGCAGGCCGAAAGATGTTCTTAAAGTCAATACATAACTACAATAAtggacaaaaactaaattaataaaatgaaaataaagttcTAACTTCGGTTTTGAGTTCtgattaaaatatcaaaaaaatcacattaaaaaaatgagaaaCGAAAGTTTTTTACAcgaaaataaaaagacagaattTTCAAATAGTGTCTTTAGATCAACCGGCGGAAGTGAACAgagtgtgtttatttatgcGCGCTCCATCAGCTCTAATTGATCTTTACTGTGTGTCACGTGATCGCTGAACGTCTGGAGGGTCGATCAATGGTTCGCCCAGATTTTAAAGTCTGTCAGTTTGAATGAACTTTATTGACTTTATTGACGGACAGGTGTTGATTGTCTGAGTTCGGTTCGAATAATCGTTGCTAACAAACATCCTGAACCGGATCACCGTCggtataattattttaaatcctCGAAACAACAATAATTATTTACCTTGAAAGAAACCTCCAGATTTTAGTTATCTTCatatttattgtttatatttgttttattttagggaGTTCTATTTTTACTGGATAAAAGTAATACTTATTTTTCTAAAACtataataatcaatcaatcaattctaACTAAAGACTCCAATTAGTTGTagttaaaaaatgttttaatctatTTCTCAATTACATAAATTCTTTAAAAACAAGATCTGTTATAAAACAATACAATCAAGTCGcatgtgattattttattttattttattaggttATAAACGTGTTCCGACAGCAGTTATTACAGTATTGATATCTGGTTAGTCAATCTGAGGCTGCGGCTCCAAACAGGACCAGGAGGGGGTCCTCACTGGGTCTcagcgcgcacgcgcacgcgcacacacacacacgcacacacttaggTGGGTTGTTTTTGTAGCCTGACGCTGATTGGTTCCTGCGGAAGATTAAATCTTTTAAAAATGCGTCACACAtatattctgtgtttttgctCCATTTTggcttcatttattatttatatattccTCATTCAGAATTCCAGGATCCATGAGTTTAATTTATTCTAATAATCTGCTGCttcttaatttaatttaacaaacaacaacaacagttcaTCAGGAAGCTGGTCCGACAGGAAGCTGGTCCGACAGGAAGCTGGTCCGACAGGAAACCGGGACCGATCCGGAAATGT of the Brachionichthys hirsutus isolate HB-005 chromosome 6, CSIRO-AGI_Bhir_v1, whole genome shotgun sequence genome contains:
- the b4galt7 gene encoding beta-1,4-galactosyltransferase 7 — protein: MMHSSRRKPVLYFREERRFLSGRCTVYKLFGLCMALLLVSLLWLQLNCSDDLSAPPHEDRRPPQQQPACAAADEPSWGPHKMAVIVPFRERFEELLVFVPFLHAFLNKKKIRHKILIVNQVDRYRFNRASLINVGHLESGNDTDYLAMHDVDLLPQNQDLDYGFPEAGPFHVASPELHPLYHYKTYVGGILLLTKQHYSTCNGMSNRFWGWGREDDEFYRRLNKAQLQLFRPHGITTGHETFLHIHDPSWRKRDTKRVAAQKQEQFKVDVEGGLSNLLYQVESRQEVLISGAPCTVINTKLECDQEQTPWCVL
- the emx3 gene encoding empty spiracles homeobox 3 — translated: MFQHGSNKKCFTIESLVGKEALRHRGASGDEPIRPTALRFPESLHPAAAAAGVFGSCFQGGSGRTLYSDLVLQDPGTHAQSPGGLPLHPLQIPPQSFFSSQHRDALSFYPWVLRSRYLGHRFQGDDNSPENLLLHSPFSRKPKRIRTAFSPSQLLRLERAFEKNHYVVGAERKQLASGLCLTETQVKVWFQNRRTKHKRQKLEEESPEAQQKRKGSQHVSRWRAATQPGDDVDVISDD